A portion of the Bacillus sp. es.034 genome contains these proteins:
- a CDS encoding alpha/beta fold hydrolase, giving the protein MIGCLLIHGFTGSPFEVEPLAEFLQDRTDWKIVVPTLPGHGETLELKGIKHIEWIEHAESELKTLLDTCDEVYVIGFSMGGLIASYLSVKYDVDKLVLLSAAAYYINAKQLLKDIGNLIKEGMKGNILENELYKRYRFKVTKTPILSTYEFRKVVRIARPLLREVNIPTFIAQGNNDGIVPPKAAKYIYETISSKKKNLFYSPEAKHLICHSQDKHELFDKIYQFLQIE; this is encoded by the coding sequence ATGATCGGTTGTTTATTAATCCATGGCTTCACAGGGAGTCCGTTTGAAGTGGAACCCCTGGCTGAATTCCTCCAGGACAGAACCGATTGGAAAATCGTCGTGCCGACTCTTCCGGGTCATGGGGAAACCCTCGAACTGAAAGGGATTAAGCATATCGAGTGGATCGAACATGCCGAGTCCGAGCTGAAAACCCTCTTGGACACATGTGACGAAGTGTACGTAATCGGATTCTCAATGGGCGGATTGATTGCCTCGTATCTTTCGGTCAAATATGATGTAGATAAGCTCGTCCTGTTAAGTGCGGCGGCCTACTATATAAATGCCAAGCAGTTACTGAAAGATATTGGAAATTTGATCAAAGAAGGAATGAAGGGGAATATACTGGAAAACGAGCTGTACAAACGGTACAGATTCAAAGTGACCAAAACCCCGATCCTGTCCACATACGAATTCAGGAAAGTCGTCCGTATTGCTCGTCCGCTCCTTCGGGAGGTAAACATCCCAACCTTTATCGCCCAAGGAAATAATGATGGAATAGTCCCCCCTAAAGCTGCGAAATATATATATGAGACTATTTCCTCAAAGAAGAAAAACCTATTTTATTCCCCTGAAGCCAAACACTTGATATGTCACAGCCAAGATAAGCACGAACTTTTTGATAAGATCTACCAATTCCTTCAAATTGAATAG
- the uvsE gene encoding UV DNA damage repair endonuclease UvsE has protein sequence MTLVKLGYVAMSMNLQNASPSQTMTYKQFAGIKDREAAIHKLERIARSNLQNCLRLLKHNVMNEIHFFRFSSKLIPLANHPELKGWDFISPLKEELGEIEEYLKLHPMRVGFHPDHFVLLNSSDVDVMKNTLKTLKMHEALLKGMGTDPTHRCVLHVGGAYEDKEKALEQFIHNWGLTPVSLQQMIILENDDTVFSAADALYLCEKLGIPLVFDYHHHLAYNERDWLLDWDRVVGTWSQSPLPVKMHISSPRSMEEYKAHADFIDPRMFLDFLHGMKGSVDEIDCMIEAKKKDDALFRLVEDLQGKEGIEWVDKSSFIVK, from the coding sequence ATGACACTCGTAAAACTCGGCTATGTAGCCATGAGCATGAATCTTCAAAATGCTTCGCCTTCCCAAACGATGACTTATAAGCAATTCGCTGGCATAAAGGATCGGGAGGCAGCGATTCATAAATTAGAACGGATTGCCCGCTCCAATTTACAAAATTGCCTCAGGCTGTTAAAGCATAATGTCATGAATGAAATCCATTTCTTCCGGTTTAGTTCAAAACTGATTCCCCTTGCCAATCATCCAGAATTGAAGGGATGGGATTTCATTTCTCCGTTAAAGGAAGAGCTAGGAGAGATTGAAGAGTACCTGAAGCTTCATCCAATGAGAGTGGGGTTTCATCCTGATCACTTTGTTCTGTTGAATTCCAGTGATGTAGATGTGATGAAAAATACGTTGAAGACGTTGAAGATGCACGAAGCTTTGTTAAAGGGGATGGGAACCGATCCGACCCACCGCTGTGTTCTTCATGTGGGTGGGGCATATGAAGATAAGGAAAAGGCGCTTGAGCAATTTATTCATAATTGGGGGCTGACCCCGGTTTCTCTTCAGCAGATGATCATCCTTGAGAATGATGATACGGTGTTCAGCGCGGCGGATGCCCTTTATTTGTGCGAGAAACTCGGCATTCCTCTTGTATTTGATTATCATCACCATCTAGCCTATAACGAAAGAGACTGGCTGCTGGATTGGGATAGAGTGGTCGGGACATGGAGTCAGTCTCCTTTGCCGGTGAAGATGCATATATCCAGCCCCCGGTCCATGGAAGAGTATAAAGCTCATGCTGATTTCATCGATCCCCGGATGTTCCTCGACTTTTTACACGGAATGAAAGGCTCGGTCGATGAAATCGATTGTATGATCGAAGCCAAGAAAAAAGATGATGCGTTGTTTAGACTGGTTGAAGATCTGCAAGGAAAGGAAGGAATTGAATGGGTCGATAAAAGTTCCTTTATAGTGAAGTAG
- a CDS encoding DEAD/DEAH box helicase, which produces MTKFADLNLSASTLKSIKRMGFEEATPIQASTIPVGLEGKDIIGQAQTGTGKTTAFGIPMIEKIDVKNPKVQALIIAPTRELAIQVSEELYRIGADKRARVLSVYGGQDIQRQIRAMKKNPHIIVGTPGRLLDHIKRKTLNLENVETLVLDEADEMLNMGFIEDIESILETVPSTRQTLLFSATMPDPIRRIANRFMTEPEVIKVKSKEVTVSNIEQYFTKVSEKEKFDTLSRLIDVQSPELAIVFGRTKRRVDELARALSIRGYLAEGIHGDLSQARRMTVLKKFKEGRIDILIATDVAARGLDISGVTHVYNFDIPQDPESYVHRIGRTGRAGKKGMSITFVTPREMGYLKIVEQTTKKKMTALKPPSLNEALEGQQRMALEKLVEAAKESDLKDYYQLAEEFLGDHDPVQAVAAAIRVLTKEPDTTPVEITEERPLPSRGGGNRGGGNRGGGYKGGARSGSRGGSSSRSGGGNRGGGSRGGDRNRTGGGRPQSSSKRKSYNNS; this is translated from the coding sequence TTGACTAAGTTTGCAGATTTAAACTTAAGCGCATCTACGTTGAAATCAATCAAACGTATGGGCTTTGAAGAAGCAACACCAATTCAGGCAAGTACGATTCCAGTCGGTTTAGAAGGTAAGGATATCATCGGCCAGGCACAAACAGGAACAGGGAAAACGACAGCATTCGGTATTCCGATGATCGAGAAGATCGATGTCAAGAACCCTAAAGTCCAGGCTCTTATCATTGCGCCAACCCGTGAACTTGCAATCCAGGTTTCTGAAGAGTTATACCGTATCGGAGCTGACAAGCGTGCCCGCGTATTATCCGTATATGGAGGTCAGGACATCCAGCGTCAAATCCGCGCGATGAAAAAGAACCCTCATATCATCGTTGGTACACCAGGTCGTCTACTTGACCATATCAAACGTAAAACACTCAACCTTGAAAATGTTGAAACATTAGTACTTGACGAAGCAGACGAAATGCTGAACATGGGCTTCATCGAAGACATCGAAAGCATCCTTGAGACTGTACCAAGTACAAGACAAACACTTCTATTCTCTGCCACAATGCCGGATCCGATCCGCCGCATTGCGAACCGTTTCATGACAGAGCCGGAAGTCATCAAGGTGAAATCAAAAGAAGTAACGGTATCAAATATCGAACAATACTTCACTAAAGTCAGCGAAAAAGAAAAATTCGATACACTTTCACGTTTAATCGACGTACAATCACCGGAACTTGCGATTGTATTCGGTCGTACAAAACGCAGAGTAGACGAATTAGCGCGTGCTCTTAGCATCCGCGGCTACCTTGCAGAAGGTATTCACGGAGATCTTTCTCAAGCCCGTCGTATGACGGTCCTTAAGAAGTTCAAAGAAGGACGCATCGATATCCTGATCGCAACAGACGTTGCTGCCCGTGGATTAGATATCTCAGGCGTAACGCATGTTTACAATTTTGATATTCCTCAAGACCCTGAAAGCTACGTTCACCGTATCGGACGTACAGGTCGTGCAGGGAAGAAAGGTATGTCCATCACTTTTGTTACACCAAGAGAAATGGGTTACCTGAAGATCGTTGAACAAACAACGAAGAAGAAAATGACGGCCCTTAAGCCGCCTAGCTTAAACGAAGCACTTGAAGGTCAGCAACGCATGGCACTTGAGAAGCTGGTTGAAGCTGCGAAGGAAAGCGATCTTAAAGATTACTATCAATTAGCAGAAGAATTCCTTGGAGATCACGATCCTGTGCAAGCAGTAGCTGCAGCGATTCGTGTATTGACCAAAGAGCCGGATACTACTCCTGTAGAAATCACGGAAGAACGCCCATTACCATCAAGAGGCGGCGGAAATCGTGGCGGCGGAAATCGCGGCGGTGGATACAAAGGTGGAGCTCGCAGCGGAAGTCGCGGTGGATCTTCTTCACGCAGCGGCGGTGGAAATCGCGGAGGCGGAAGCCGTGGCGGAGACCGCAACCGTACTGGCGGCGGCAGACCACAATCTTCAAGCAAGCGTAAATCTTATAACAATTCTTGA
- a CDS encoding D-alanine--D-alanine ligase: MKTKLCLLYGGKSAEHNVSLQTAKAVIGALDLNKYEIHPIFISMEGNWIKGPQLNAPVEDVKALQFKHGEEIAPNALSTSIAPSESEGYDMIFPLLHGPNGEDGTVQGMLELLNLPYVGNGVLASSAGMDKVIMKNLFAQAGIPQVNYTWFIRSTWKGNPESAYKQVEEEIGYPCFVKPANLGSSVGISKCTSREELAAAFSEAFQFDRKIIIEEGVKAREIELGVLGNDQPECSVAGEIVPKKDFYDYKAKYEDGDTALIIPAEVEGGIYNEMKEIAIQSYKALDCSGLVRADFFLTEDGRIYMNEVNTMPGFTPYSMFPLLWKHTGVDYPTLIGKLVELGLERYQDKQTIKHTM; this comes from the coding sequence ATGAAAACGAAGTTGTGCTTACTGTACGGTGGTAAATCCGCTGAACATAATGTTTCCTTGCAAACAGCCAAGGCCGTGATCGGTGCCCTGGACTTAAATAAATATGAAATCCACCCTATCTTTATTTCGATGGAAGGTAATTGGATTAAAGGACCACAATTGAATGCCCCTGTTGAAGATGTAAAAGCATTGCAGTTTAAGCACGGTGAAGAGATCGCTCCCAATGCGTTGAGTACGTCCATCGCTCCTTCTGAGTCTGAAGGATATGACATGATCTTCCCATTACTTCACGGACCGAATGGTGAAGACGGTACGGTTCAAGGCATGCTTGAGCTGTTGAATCTTCCATACGTAGGGAACGGGGTCCTTGCTTCATCTGCCGGAATGGATAAAGTCATCATGAAGAATCTATTTGCGCAGGCTGGCATTCCTCAAGTCAACTACACGTGGTTCATCCGCAGTACGTGGAAGGGGAACCCGGAATCTGCCTATAAACAGGTAGAAGAAGAGATTGGTTATCCATGCTTCGTGAAACCTGCCAACTTAGGCTCATCTGTCGGGATCAGCAAGTGTACGTCCCGTGAGGAATTAGCGGCTGCCTTCTCAGAAGCGTTCCAATTCGACCGTAAGATCATCATTGAGGAAGGCGTGAAGGCCCGGGAAATCGAGCTTGGCGTCCTTGGCAACGATCAGCCGGAATGCTCCGTGGCAGGTGAGATCGTACCTAAGAAAGATTTCTACGATTATAAAGCCAAATATGAAGATGGGGATACGGCCCTCATCATCCCTGCAGAAGTAGAAGGCGGCATCTACAATGAAATGAAGGAAATTGCCATTCAGTCATACAAAGCCCTTGATTGTTCAGGACTTGTACGTGCAGACTTCTTCTTGACGGAAGACGGCCGGATTTACATGAACGAAGTGAACACGATGCCAGGTTTCACACCGTACAGTATGTTCCCGCTTCTCTGGAAGCACACTGGCGTTGATTATCCTACCCTGATCGGGAAACTCGTGGAGCTTGGCTTGGAACGCTATCAAGACAAACAAACGATTAAACATACGATGTAA
- the murF gene encoding UDP-N-acetylmuramoyl-tripeptide--D-alanyl-D-alanine ligase: MFEKTIREICTMLDVKNDLSAFDSVVVKGVSIDTRKIEDGNLFVPFKGENVDGHQFARQAIENGASAALWDVNVPNPPEDIPVIVVEDPLLALQALANKYRHELDLKVIGITGSNGKTTTKDIVANLLSVKYRVHKTQGNYNNHIGLPLTILSLPQDSEVAVLEMGMSGFGEIELLSNISQPDAAIITNIGESHLQDLGSREGIAKAKLEIVKGLKPDGLFAYYGDEPLLQDGVKGLDLKHMETFGRSEANNIYPTKIEMNNQGSYFETSVAEGDTFFLPVLGQHNIHNALAGILIARHFGLSVEEMKEGLQSLKLTQMRMEMVEGKKGESIINDAYNASPTSMKAAIGLVSELEGFRTKILVLGDMLELGDDEEEFHQEIGRLIDQEKVQQVFAFGQLGTFIAKGALENFPEERVHSFTDKESLTNELSSLIKGDELILFKASRGMKLEEIIEGLKA; the protein is encoded by the coding sequence ATGTTCGAGAAGACGATTAGAGAGATATGTACCATGCTTGATGTGAAAAATGACCTTTCTGCATTTGATTCAGTGGTCGTAAAAGGTGTTTCCATCGATACAAGAAAAATTGAAGACGGCAATTTGTTTGTTCCTTTTAAGGGGGAGAATGTGGACGGTCACCAGTTTGCCCGCCAGGCGATTGAAAATGGAGCCTCTGCAGCACTATGGGATGTGAATGTCCCTAATCCCCCTGAGGACATACCTGTGATCGTGGTGGAAGATCCACTCCTTGCCCTTCAGGCTTTAGCGAACAAGTATCGCCATGAGCTGGATCTAAAGGTAATCGGTATTACAGGAAGCAATGGGAAAACAACCACCAAGGATATTGTGGCCAATCTATTATCTGTAAAGTACCGTGTGCATAAAACACAGGGGAATTATAATAACCATATCGGCCTTCCGTTAACGATCCTTTCCCTGCCCCAGGATTCGGAAGTGGCTGTGCTTGAAATGGGGATGAGCGGATTTGGTGAGATCGAACTCCTATCTAACATTTCTCAGCCTGATGCTGCCATCATCACGAACATCGGGGAATCCCATCTTCAGGATCTTGGTTCACGGGAAGGTATCGCCAAAGCTAAGCTCGAAATTGTAAAGGGTCTGAAGCCGGATGGTCTGTTTGCCTACTACGGAGATGAGCCTCTCCTGCAGGATGGTGTGAAGGGACTCGACCTGAAGCATATGGAGACATTCGGCAGAAGCGAAGCCAATAATATCTACCCGACAAAGATCGAAATGAACAATCAAGGAAGTTATTTTGAAACTTCTGTCGCTGAAGGCGATACGTTCTTCCTGCCTGTCTTGGGTCAGCATAATATCCATAACGCCCTGGCCGGTATCCTGATCGCCCGTCATTTCGGACTGAGCGTAGAGGAGATGAAAGAAGGCCTTCAATCATTGAAGCTGACTCAGATGAGGATGGAAATGGTGGAAGGGAAGAAAGGCGAAAGCATCATCAACGATGCCTATAATGCGAGCCCCACTTCCATGAAAGCGGCCATCGGACTTGTATCAGAGCTCGAAGGATTCCGTACAAAAATCCTCGTCCTGGGTGATATGCTCGAACTTGGAGATGACGAAGAAGAATTCCATCAAGAAATCGGACGCTTGATCGATCAGGAAAAGGTCCAGCAGGTGTTTGCGTTTGGACAGCTTGGAACGTTCATCGCAAAAGGGGCACTCGAGAATTTCCCTGAAGAGCGCGTTCACTCTTTTACGGATAAAGAGAGTCTGACAAATGAACTGTCTTCCTTAATCAAAGGGGATGAATTGATTCTGTTTAAGGCTTCCAGAGGAATGAAACTGGAAGAAATCATTGAAGGATTAAAGGCATAA
- a CDS encoding nuclease-related domain-containing protein, translated as MICKELTIPLILEKTEALSGRIVQHHLKVPLIQKDLRKRRAGYNGESTIYYHLTFLKDKRYKIFYNVRLPILSNHFQMDFLILTPFYILIIEVKNISGIVTIDPFIKQLTRTHKGVTEGFVDPVSQVLRYKLLLQKWFSTHRVKHPPIKHLVVFSNPSTTLNYTVSPAPDDPYKQIIHAQNIIDKIKELNEKHPISTVTYKELLKMKRLIIKKHEDPEIDILKAYSLTKGDILTGIRCENCQHIPMIRVSASWSCPKCRHSSKTAHITAIHEYFSLLNNHLTNSELRNFLHLQSRNTAYKILKSFHLKTCGETKSVTYSKPPR; from the coding sequence TTGATCTGTAAAGAGCTAACAATCCCGCTAATTCTTGAAAAAACAGAGGCATTATCGGGCCGGATCGTCCAACATCATCTAAAAGTCCCCCTCATACAAAAGGATTTAAGAAAAAGAAGAGCAGGCTACAACGGAGAATCCACTATTTACTACCATCTCACTTTTCTCAAAGATAAAAGATACAAGATCTTCTACAATGTAAGACTCCCCATCCTCTCAAACCATTTTCAAATGGACTTTCTCATCCTCACCCCATTCTATATTTTAATCATCGAAGTAAAAAACATATCGGGAATCGTAACCATCGATCCTTTCATCAAACAGCTTACCCGGACTCATAAAGGAGTGACAGAAGGGTTTGTGGACCCGGTATCCCAAGTCCTAAGATATAAATTATTACTCCAAAAATGGTTCAGTACCCACAGAGTAAAGCATCCTCCAATCAAACATCTCGTCGTATTCAGCAACCCGTCAACCACCCTGAATTACACTGTATCCCCCGCGCCGGACGATCCGTACAAACAAATAATACATGCTCAAAATATCATCGATAAGATCAAAGAATTGAATGAAAAACATCCAATCTCAACCGTGACATATAAAGAACTTCTAAAAATGAAAAGGCTCATAATAAAAAAACATGAGGATCCGGAAATTGATATCCTAAAAGCCTACTCCCTTACAAAAGGTGACATCCTCACCGGTATACGCTGCGAAAACTGCCAGCACATCCCCATGATCCGAGTCAGTGCATCCTGGTCCTGCCCTAAGTGCCGCCACTCTTCTAAGACTGCACACATCACAGCTATCCACGAATATTTCTCACTCCTAAACAACCACCTAACCAATAGTGAACTTAGAAATTTTCTCCATCTGCAATCAAGAAACACAGCCTACAAAATATTGAAATCCTTTCATCTCAAAACCTGCGGAGAAACAAAATCTGTCACCTATTCAAAACCCCCGAGATAA
- a CDS encoding rhomboid family intramembrane serine protease, whose translation MFVRTESFSQFLRYYPIISLIVLIHIALFAVSALPVFPQLWVYEQLAGVNVFIKEGEWWRLITPIFVHMGFAHLLFNSFSLVLFGPPLEKHLGKAKFLALYLASGVFANIITYLIKPLTYSHVGASGAIFGLFGFYIAMIVLKNHFITRESRQIILPIVIIGVVMTFMQSGINIAAHIFGLIAGFVIGWISGRK comes from the coding sequence ATGTTTGTACGAACTGAAAGTTTTTCTCAATTTCTACGATACTATCCTATTATTTCCTTGATTGTCCTGATTCATATCGCCCTATTTGCGGTCAGTGCCCTTCCCGTCTTCCCTCAATTGTGGGTGTACGAACAACTCGCTGGTGTGAATGTATTCATAAAAGAAGGGGAATGGTGGAGACTGATCACCCCGATCTTTGTCCATATGGGGTTTGCCCATCTATTATTCAACTCGTTTTCTCTTGTCCTATTCGGACCACCTTTGGAAAAACACCTTGGCAAGGCAAAGTTCCTTGCCCTTTACTTAGCAAGCGGTGTGTTTGCCAATATCATCACCTATCTCATCAAGCCCCTTACCTATAGCCACGTCGGAGCATCAGGGGCCATTTTCGGATTATTCGGCTTCTATATTGCTATGATCGTTCTGAAAAATCATTTCATCACCAGGGAAAGCCGGCAGATCATCCTCCCAATCGTGATCATCGGGGTCGTGATGACCTTCATGCAATCAGGCATTAACATTGCCGCCCACATCTTCGGATTGATCGCAGGCTTCGTCATCGGATGGATTTCCGGGAGGAAATAA
- a CDS encoding PH domain-containing protein, which produces MIGEPQKRISPMALRVWKIYGVLESLVVASLAVGAIVLTFIFDWSHWVTVISIGVFIFFTYLFVFLLPTIKWKRWRYEVREQEIELQRGILIVKRTLVPMVRVQHVDTVQGPILKRYGLSTITISTAANVHEIPALDMEEADELRNSISQLARVAEDDV; this is translated from the coding sequence ATGATTGGGGAACCGCAAAAGAGAATATCACCAATGGCTTTGAGAGTATGGAAGATATATGGAGTGTTGGAGTCGTTGGTTGTGGCCTCCTTGGCAGTCGGAGCCATTGTTTTGACGTTTATATTTGATTGGTCCCATTGGGTGACCGTAATATCTATAGGTGTATTCATCTTTTTTACATATTTGTTCGTGTTTTTACTTCCGACCATCAAGTGGAAAAGGTGGAGGTATGAAGTGAGGGAACAGGAAATCGAACTGCAGAGGGGAATCCTGATCGTGAAACGTACGCTGGTGCCGATGGTGAGAGTCCAGCATGTTGATACAGTACAGGGACCGATCTTAAAAAGATACGGACTATCGACGATTACCATCTCCACTGCAGCAAACGTCCACGAGATCCCAGCTTTGGACATGGAAGAAGCGGATGAACTGAGGAATTCGATATCGCAGCTGGCGAGGGTGGCGGAAGATGATGTCTGA
- a CDS encoding PH domain-containing protein: protein MMSEHKRLHPISAVASFVKQLKDLIVPFVFLFVINNRGEKSGFWDYLPLLSMLLVLVIVLVFGIIKWLRFTYRLEEGELRIEYGLFVKKKRYIPIERIQSLNFSEGVLHRPFGLVKVKVETAGSSNSRESEAELTAISKEEALELEQMIYREKKGESVKEDFSLEQSAIQEDEPFFTLGQKDIWVLAATSGGVGVIISGVALFLSQFNELIPYKAVYEEVAVFIKSGVFIVALTAFLGLMLAWFLSIVWTFIIYGDFKIKIVDEHIVMTRGLLEKKQVTVPLNRVQGIRIVENPIRQLIGYCTVHIENAGGSVLEKDSMSIKLFPIIKKEQVPELLNGLFPQYIIQDDFKGLPVSAMRRYVFRQSVWILVPLAAACYFFWPYGLWAALLILPFGVLGYFQYRAGGFRIDGGQLSLRYRGVLKNTMYMKKNRIQSLDTKESWFQARKGLGSLTTTVKSGAAGYASQVRDLKKEDLKRIASWFSHSI from the coding sequence ATGATGTCTGAACATAAAAGGCTTCACCCAATATCGGCTGTGGCGAGTTTTGTTAAACAACTGAAAGATTTGATTGTTCCATTTGTATTTTTGTTTGTCATAAACAATCGGGGGGAGAAGAGTGGATTTTGGGATTACTTGCCCCTTCTATCGATGCTTCTTGTCCTTGTCATCGTTCTGGTTTTCGGAATTATTAAGTGGCTTCGTTTCACCTACCGGCTTGAAGAAGGAGAGCTAAGGATCGAGTACGGGCTATTTGTGAAAAAGAAGAGGTATATCCCAATTGAACGGATCCAGAGTCTGAACTTCTCGGAAGGGGTGTTACACCGTCCCTTTGGGCTTGTAAAGGTGAAGGTCGAAACAGCGGGCTCTTCAAATTCCAGGGAGTCGGAAGCGGAACTGACCGCTATTTCTAAGGAGGAAGCACTGGAGTTAGAACAGATGATTTATCGGGAGAAGAAGGGTGAGAGCGTGAAGGAGGATTTTTCTCTGGAGCAGTCTGCCATTCAGGAAGATGAACCTTTTTTCACCCTTGGTCAAAAAGACATCTGGGTTCTTGCGGCGACCTCGGGAGGAGTAGGGGTCATTATTTCAGGGGTTGCATTATTCTTATCCCAATTCAATGAACTCATTCCCTATAAGGCTGTATATGAGGAAGTGGCCGTGTTTATAAAAAGTGGAGTGTTCATCGTCGCATTGACGGCATTTTTAGGGCTTATGCTTGCCTGGTTCCTATCGATCGTCTGGACGTTTATCATTTATGGTGATTTTAAGATCAAAATAGTGGATGAACATATTGTCATGACAAGAGGACTCCTTGAAAAGAAGCAGGTGACGGTCCCGTTAAACCGGGTTCAAGGGATCAGGATAGTAGAGAACCCGATCAGGCAGCTGATTGGGTATTGCACCGTTCATATTGAAAATGCCGGTGGGTCTGTTTTAGAGAAAGACAGTATGAGTATTAAGTTGTTCCCGATTATTAAGAAGGAACAGGTTCCGGAGTTGTTAAATGGATTGTTTCCCCAATATATCATCCAGGATGATTTTAAAGGGCTGCCGGTAAGTGCCATGAGGAGGTATGTATTTAGACAATCGGTCTGGATACTGGTCCCACTTGCTGCCGCCTGCTATTTCTTCTGGCCATATGGTCTTTGGGCAGCGCTCTTGATCCTGCCTTTTGGAGTGCTCGGCTACTTTCAATACCGCGCAGGCGGATTCAGAATCGATGGGGGGCAGTTATCTTTACGGTATAGAGGGGTATTGAAGAATACGATGTATATGAAGAAAAATCGGATTCAGTCCCTTGATACGAAAGAGAGTTGGTTTCAGGCAAGAAAAGGATTAGGCAGTCTCACGACTACGGTGAAATCAGGTGCCGCCGGTTATGCGAGTCAGGTGAGGGACCTTAAGAAAGAAGATCTGAAAAGGATTGCCTCCTGGTTTTCCCATAGTATATAA
- the acpS gene encoding holo-ACP synthase yields MIKGIGLDIVEIGRIRELLERQPRFVKRILTEREEDTFFSLSEGRRIEYVAGRFAAKEAYAKAHGTGIGTMLSFRDIEISKDRKGKPYFSKPEGTHAHLSITHSREFAAAQVVIEE; encoded by the coding sequence ATGATTAAAGGAATAGGGTTGGATATCGTAGAAATCGGGCGTATACGGGAATTACTGGAACGGCAGCCCAGGTTCGTGAAGAGGATCCTGACGGAAAGAGAAGAGGATACGTTCTTTTCGTTGAGTGAAGGGCGCAGAATCGAATATGTGGCTGGACGTTTTGCAGCGAAAGAGGCGTACGCGAAAGCACATGGAACCGGGATCGGGACGATGCTTTCGTTTCGGGATATTGAAATCAGTAAGGACCGGAAAGGAAAGCCTTATTTTTCGAAGCCAGAGGGAACCCATGCCCATCTGTCCATCACTCATAGCAGGGAATTTGCAGCAGCCCAGGTCGTCATTGAAGAGTAA